One Vallitalea pronyensis genomic region harbors:
- the miaB gene encoding tRNA (N6-isopentenyl adenosine(37)-C2)-methylthiotransferase MiaB → MKKKIDVPIEESIRQKQIMDKLSVYIKGKKLKYHLSTFGCQMNAHDSEKLKGILEEIGYEATDQESDADFVIYNTCCVRENAELKVYGRLGSLKHNKKNNPNMLIALCGCMMQQDAVISKIKQTYRHVDILFGTHNLYKLAELIQTRLDTGKMVIDIWDNHKEIVEDLPSIRKFDFKASVNIMFGCNNFCTYCIVPYVRGRERSRKPEDILKEIQELVADGVVEITLLGQNVNSYGKSLDKPMSFAALIQAIEKIEGLKRIRFMTSHPKDLSDELIDVIRTSKKLSDHIHLPFQSGSTRLLQKMNRRYTKEQYLELVRKIKEANPNVALTTDIIVGFPGETEEDFEETLDVVRQVMFDNAFTFIYSKRTGTPAATMEGQVPEEVTKERFNRLCDLMNEVAAKRSGLKVGQVEDVLVEQVNRQDDSLVTGRISSNHIVHLKGTKVLIGKIVPVTIVENKTYYLLGESIQQA, encoded by the coding sequence ATGAAAAAGAAAATAGATGTACCCATAGAAGAAAGCATCCGTCAAAAACAAATTATGGACAAACTATCTGTCTATATTAAGGGTAAAAAACTTAAATATCACCTTTCAACTTTTGGTTGTCAAATGAATGCTCATGATTCAGAGAAATTAAAAGGGATTCTAGAAGAAATTGGTTATGAAGCAACAGACCAAGAATCGGATGCTGATTTTGTCATATATAACACATGTTGTGTACGAGAAAATGCAGAATTAAAAGTATATGGTCGGCTTGGGTCACTGAAGCACAATAAAAAAAATAACCCTAACATGCTCATAGCACTATGTGGTTGTATGATGCAACAAGACGCAGTGATTTCAAAAATAAAGCAAACCTATCGCCATGTGGATATTTTATTTGGAACACATAACCTATACAAGTTAGCTGAATTAATCCAAACGCGTCTGGATACAGGTAAGATGGTAATCGATATATGGGATAATCACAAAGAAATTGTAGAAGATTTGCCTAGTATACGTAAATTTGATTTTAAAGCAAGTGTGAACATCATGTTTGGATGTAATAATTTCTGTACTTATTGCATCGTACCCTATGTGCGGGGAAGAGAAAGAAGTCGAAAGCCAGAAGACATTCTGAAAGAAATACAAGAATTAGTTGCAGATGGTGTAGTGGAGATAACATTACTGGGACAAAATGTGAATTCCTATGGAAAAAGTTTGGACAAACCTATGTCTTTTGCAGCGCTTATTCAAGCCATTGAAAAGATAGAGGGACTTAAGCGTATTCGTTTTATGACATCCCATCCAAAAGATTTATCCGACGAGCTTATTGATGTTATTCGAACGTCTAAGAAGTTAAGTGACCATATACATTTGCCCTTTCAATCAGGAAGTACTAGGTTGCTTCAGAAGATGAATCGCCGTTATACCAAAGAGCAATATTTAGAATTGGTTAGAAAGATTAAAGAAGCTAATCCAAATGTTGCACTAACAACGGATATTATCGTTGGATTTCCAGGTGAAACAGAGGAAGATTTTGAAGAAACGCTGGATGTGGTTCGACAAGTGATGTTTGATAATGCTTTTACATTTATTTATTCGAAACGTACAGGTACACCTGCTGCTACCATGGAAGGACAAGTTCCTGAAGAGGTGACAAAAGAGCGTTTTAATCGTTTATGTGATTTGATGAATGAAGTAGCCGCAAAACGCAGTGGGTTAAAAGTAGGACAAGTTGAGGATGTTCTAGTGGAACAAGTGAACCGTCAGGATGATAGTCTTGTAACAGGACGTATTAGCAGCAACCATATTGTACACCTAAAGGGTACAAAAGTCTTAATTGGTAAGATTGTGCCTGTTACAATTGTAGAGAATAAGACCTACTACCTTTTAGGAGAAAGCATCCAACAAGCATAA
- the mutS gene encoding DNA mismatch repair protein MutS: MKKKLSPMMQQYMDIKKHHQDCIMFFRMGDFYEMFFDDAITASRELGITLTGRDCGQEERAPMCGVPHHSSENYINKLINKGYKVAICEQVEDAKQAKGIVKRDVVRIVTPGTNLNMQSLDETKNNYLMSIYYHKGCYGIAFVDITTGDFFVTEVTEHRKLMDEIAKFSPSEIICNAIVGDQAEMVDEIKNRFHAYVNVEEEWYFDYDRSENKVKEQFHIGTIDGLGMKDYTSGVSAVGALLEYLYNTQKSSIDHITKLTPYLADSYMMIDLSSRRNLELVETLREKERRGSLLWVLDKTKTAMGSRLLRKWIEQPLVSKDQIEGRLDAIEELIHKPMVREELKEFLGPIYDLERLMSKISLKTANCRDLIAFKTSLEMLPFIKKLLQETGTAYLNQIKDTFDDLSDLFDLIEKGIVDEPPISVKEGGIIKTGYHPQVDKLQEACTRGKQWIAELEAKEKDLTGIKNLKIKFNKVFGYYIDVTRSNLNLVPERYVRKQTLANSERYITPELKEMENTILGAEEKIVALEYELFVELRHKIGAEVGRIKETAYRVAILDVITSLSEVATRNQYTRPSLNTEGVIDIKDGRHPVVEKMMNNDMFIPNDTFLNQEKSRFSIITGPNMAGKSTYMRQAALIVLMAQIGSFVPAGEAHIGIVDRIFTRVGASDDLASGQSTFMVEMTEVANILRNATKNSLLILDEIGRGTSTFDGLSIAWSVVEYIVNKHKIGAKTLFATHYHELTELEGTVDGVENYCIAVKEKGEDIIFLRKIMKGNANNSYGIQVAKLAGVPMEVIRRAQVLLSELSDADITKNAERIAENSLAAEIAVTNMTQNEDRIEPIYKEEVQQEQLIHKEPEEQVKEPIQLGLFDMNSEHSALIEELQELNIVEMTPMDALNKLYALHKKALS; the protein is encoded by the coding sequence ATGAAGAAAAAATTATCACCGATGATGCAACAATATATGGATATTAAAAAACACCATCAAGACTGTATCATGTTCTTTCGTATGGGAGATTTCTATGAGATGTTTTTCGATGATGCTATAACAGCATCAAGGGAATTGGGCATTACCTTAACAGGAAGGGATTGTGGACAAGAAGAGCGTGCACCCATGTGTGGTGTACCTCATCATTCTTCTGAAAACTATATCAATAAGCTGATAAACAAAGGTTACAAAGTAGCCATCTGTGAACAAGTTGAAGATGCTAAGCAGGCAAAGGGTATTGTTAAAAGAGATGTGGTACGTATTGTCACCCCTGGAACCAATCTGAATATGCAGTCCCTTGATGAGACCAAGAATAATTACTTGATGAGTATCTATTATCACAAAGGATGTTATGGTATAGCATTTGTGGATATTACCACAGGTGATTTCTTCGTAACAGAAGTAACAGAACATCGAAAGCTGATGGATGAGATTGCAAAATTTTCACCATCAGAAATTATCTGCAATGCAATAGTTGGTGATCAAGCAGAGATGGTGGATGAGATCAAAAACCGTTTTCATGCTTATGTAAATGTGGAAGAGGAATGGTATTTTGACTATGATCGTTCAGAAAATAAAGTAAAAGAACAGTTCCATATTGGTACCATTGATGGTCTTGGCATGAAAGACTATACGTCAGGTGTATCCGCTGTAGGAGCATTACTTGAATATCTGTATAATACACAAAAGAGTTCCATTGACCATATTACCAAGTTAACACCCTATTTAGCTGACTCTTATATGATGATTGACCTATCCTCCAGGCGAAACCTTGAGCTGGTGGAAACCTTAAGAGAAAAGGAACGCAGAGGATCACTCCTATGGGTCCTTGATAAAACCAAAACAGCAATGGGGTCAAGACTTCTAAGGAAATGGATTGAACAACCCTTGGTATCCAAGGACCAGATTGAAGGGCGTTTGGATGCCATAGAAGAGTTGATACATAAGCCCATGGTACGTGAAGAATTAAAAGAGTTTTTAGGTCCTATCTATGATTTAGAGCGTCTTATGAGTAAGATTAGTCTTAAGACAGCAAATTGCCGGGATTTAATCGCATTCAAAACGTCCTTGGAGATGTTGCCCTTTATTAAGAAACTGCTTCAAGAAACAGGAACAGCCTATTTAAACCAGATTAAAGATACATTTGATGATCTAAGTGACCTTTTTGACCTCATTGAGAAAGGTATTGTCGATGAACCGCCTATTTCAGTAAAAGAAGGAGGCATTATCAAGACAGGTTATCATCCCCAAGTGGATAAACTCCAAGAAGCATGTACCCGTGGCAAGCAGTGGATAGCCGAATTAGAAGCCAAGGAAAAAGACTTAACGGGCATTAAGAACCTAAAAATTAAATTCAACAAAGTATTTGGTTATTATATTGATGTGACCAGATCTAACTTAAATTTAGTACCAGAACGCTATGTAAGAAAACAGACTCTGGCTAATTCGGAGAGGTACATCACACCGGAGCTAAAAGAAATGGAAAATACCATTCTAGGGGCAGAGGAAAAGATAGTTGCTCTTGAATATGAACTGTTCGTTGAACTTAGACATAAAATTGGGGCAGAAGTAGGGCGGATTAAGGAGACAGCTTACCGTGTTGCCATCTTAGACGTGATTACATCCCTGTCAGAAGTTGCAACAAGAAACCAATACACCCGACCTTCCCTTAATACAGAAGGGGTTATCGATATAAAAGACGGCCGCCATCCTGTTGTGGAAAAAATGATGAATAACGATATGTTTATCCCTAATGATACGTTTCTCAATCAAGAAAAAAGCCGCTTTTCCATTATTACAGGCCCTAATATGGCAGGTAAATCCACATATATGCGGCAAGCAGCCCTTATTGTGTTGATGGCTCAGATTGGCAGTTTTGTGCCAGCAGGGGAAGCACATATCGGTATTGTTGATCGGATATTCACCCGAGTTGGTGCATCCGATGACCTAGCTTCTGGTCAGAGTACATTTATGGTGGAGATGACGGAAGTCGCCAATATTCTCCGTAATGCTACCAAGAACAGCTTACTGATCCTTGATGAGATTGGTAGAGGGACCAGTACCTTTGACGGGCTTAGCATTGCATGGTCTGTAGTGGAATACATTGTCAATAAGCATAAAATTGGTGCGAAGACCTTGTTCGCAACCCATTATCATGAATTAACAGAGCTTGAGGGCACTGTGGATGGTGTGGAGAACTACTGTATAGCCGTGAAAGAAAAAGGAGAAGACATTATCTTCCTAAGAAAGATTATGAAAGGGAATGCAAACAACAGCTACGGTATACAAGTAGCCAAATTAGCAGGTGTACCCATGGAAGTAATACGTCGTGCACAAGTATTGCTATCCGAGTTAAGTGACGCAGATATTACCAAGAACGCAGAGCGAATTGCTGAAAACAGTTTGGCTGCTGAGATTGCTGTAACCAATATGACACAAAATGAAGATAGAATAGAACCCATATATAAAGAAGAAGTGCAGCAAGAACAACTTATACATAAAGAGCCTGAAGAACAAGTAAAAGAACCTATTCAATTAGGCTTGTTTGATATGAACAGTGAGCACAGTGCGTTAATTGAGGAATTACAGGAACTAAATATCGTAGAGATGACACCAATGGATGCCCTCAATAAGCTCTATGCCTTACATAAAAAAGCCTTATCCTAG
- a CDS encoding ribonuclease H-like domain-containing protein has translation MDTSHLYNQFEDIETRLFFDIETTGFSYRKNMVYLIGCVYIEDHQVYLTQWLAEEDHDEYTLLFNFIQLSQGYRQLVHFNGSTFDIPFISKKAKCYHLTFDGNDYIHCDLYKHIRPCKHILGLENCRLKTVEKYLGIHRNDPYSGSELIEQFLQFMASKDKTIKNHLLLHNEEDITSLVHMTKLLSPIQLYHHIKTSYEDYILYDCKVVEQVLVIQLRLSPLFPFKYTYKHKHYHIEVNEDKITLHIPLLEEELKYYFEAYKDYYYIPSEDQAMHKQVAKYIHTSNRIKATKDTCYIKKRGIFIPLVHTNRLDDVRVFHRSRKDATTYVLYHEDLLSNDHLLKKLCFIFLRHL, from the coding sequence ATGGATACAAGTCATTTATACAATCAGTTTGAAGATATAGAAACACGCCTCTTTTTTGATATTGAAACCACAGGTTTTTCCTATCGAAAAAATATGGTCTATCTAATTGGGTGTGTTTATATTGAAGATCATCAGGTTTATCTGACACAATGGTTAGCTGAAGAAGACCACGACGAATATACCCTTTTATTTAACTTTATCCAGTTAAGTCAGGGTTATAGACAATTAGTCCATTTTAATGGGTCTACATTTGATATTCCTTTTATATCAAAAAAAGCTAAATGTTATCATTTAACTTTTGATGGCAATGATTATATACATTGTGATCTCTACAAACATATACGCCCATGTAAACACATCCTAGGGCTAGAAAACTGTCGTTTAAAAACAGTAGAAAAGTATTTAGGGATTCATCGAAATGATCCTTATTCAGGCAGCGAACTGATTGAACAGTTCCTGCAATTTATGGCTTCTAAGGATAAAACAATCAAAAACCATCTTCTCCTACATAATGAAGAAGACATCACCTCACTTGTACATATGACGAAGCTGCTTTCACCTATACAATTGTATCATCACATAAAAACATCCTATGAGGATTATATCCTTTATGATTGTAAGGTTGTTGAGCAGGTTCTTGTTATACAATTAAGGCTATCCCCATTGTTTCCTTTTAAGTATACCTATAAGCATAAGCACTATCATATTGAAGTAAATGAGGATAAGATTACATTACATATCCCTCTATTAGAAGAAGAGTTAAAATACTATTTTGAGGCCTATAAGGATTATTATTACATACCCTCTGAGGATCAAGCCATGCACAAGCAGGTAGCTAAGTATATCCATACGAGCAACCGTATCAAAGCCACCAAGGATACATGCTACATTAAAAAAAGAGGTATTTTCATACCCCTCGTGCATACGAACCGTTTAGATGATGTACGTGTTTTTCACCGTTCAAGAAAAGATGCTACCACATATGTACTCTATCATGAGGATTTATTATCTAATGATCATTTGCTTAAAAAACTATGTTTTATCTTTCTTCGGCATTTATAA
- a CDS encoding CheR family methyltransferase: MIKDYEDFKDAVLKLSTIDLNAYKERQMKRRIDSLIRKNNAKDYEEFVHILKTDQAIYEEFINYLTINVSEFYRNPAQWKVLEEEIIPYLLEKFSGRNLKIWSAACSTGDEPYSLAMLLGKFMPLSQVNIIATDIDKQVLEAAKTGLYREKSLSGLPEDFKRKYFKQNGASFQITDTIKKCITFKQMNLLKDAYPTGCDLIVCRNVLIYFTDDAKHQIYRKFNGALKKDGILFVGSTEQIIGSGQYKLTSLRSFFYRKDDDLL; the protein is encoded by the coding sequence ATGATTAAAGATTACGAGGATTTTAAAGATGCCGTATTAAAACTATCAACTATCGATCTCAATGCTTATAAAGAACGCCAAATGAAAAGACGTATTGACTCACTCATTCGTAAAAATAATGCTAAGGATTATGAAGAGTTTGTACATATTTTAAAGACAGATCAAGCCATATATGAAGAGTTCATTAATTATTTAACCATTAATGTATCAGAATTCTATCGAAATCCTGCCCAATGGAAGGTCCTCGAGGAAGAGATTATACCCTATCTTCTGGAGAAATTTTCAGGTAGAAACTTAAAGATATGGAGTGCTGCATGTTCCACTGGCGATGAACCTTATTCATTAGCAATGCTTCTTGGTAAGTTCATGCCTCTTAGCCAGGTAAATATTATTGCTACAGATATTGATAAACAAGTTCTTGAAGCAGCAAAAACGGGTCTCTATAGAGAAAAAAGTCTTTCTGGATTACCAGAAGACTTTAAACGCAAATATTTTAAACAAAATGGAGCATCTTTTCAGATTACTGACACCATTAAAAAGTGCATTACGTTCAAACAGATGAATTTATTAAAAGATGCCTATCCAACAGGTTGTGACCTTATTGTTTGTCGTAATGTATTGATTTATTTTACAGATGATGCCAAACACCAAATTTACAGAAAGTTTAATGGTGCTCTTAAAAAAGATGGCATACTATTTGTGGGAAGTACAGAGCAGATTATAGGTTCTGGGCAGTATAAATTAACGTCCCTTCGGTCCTTTTTCTACCGAAAAGATGACGATCTTTTATAA
- the rpsA gene encoding 30S ribosomal protein S1 encodes MSEVQSFEEMLEESLKSIHRGEIVEGTVIDVNDSEVYVNIGYKSDGIIPKSEYSNYPEINLKEAVKAGDKLQVKVLRVNDGEGQVLLTYKRILAEQGIRKVEEYYKNKDEITAKVSLVLAGGLVVIVEEVRIFIPASLVSDEYVENLNDFKGKELTFVITEFNMKKGRIIGNRKQLLLAEKQTKLKETMGKLEVGKVVSGQIKNVTDYGAFVNIEGVDGLIHISQMSWGRVKKPSDVVKVGQEVKVRIIGIDENKNKVSLSMKFDEENPWNDAATKYAVGNVVDGTVARMTDFGAFIELEPGVDALLHVSQISKKHVEKPSDALKIGEKITSKVLDFNEEAKKISLSIKALEEEKEEVKEEVKEEPAVVEMKEEPVAAEVVEEESVVEEVQE; translated from the coding sequence ATGTCAGAAGTACAGAGTTTTGAAGAAATGTTAGAAGAATCCCTAAAATCAATTCACAGGGGAGAAATAGTTGAAGGGACCGTTATAGATGTTAATGATAGTGAAGTATATGTTAATATTGGCTACAAATCTGACGGTATCATACCGAAGAGTGAATACTCCAACTACCCTGAAATTAATTTGAAGGAAGCAGTAAAAGCAGGCGACAAACTTCAAGTTAAAGTCTTACGCGTTAACGATGGAGAAGGTCAAGTATTATTAACTTATAAGCGAATATTAGCAGAGCAAGGTATTCGAAAAGTTGAAGAATACTACAAAAACAAAGATGAAATCACAGCTAAGGTATCTTTAGTACTTGCTGGTGGTTTAGTTGTCATTGTTGAAGAAGTTAGAATCTTTATTCCAGCTTCACTTGTTTCCGATGAATATGTAGAAAACTTGAATGATTTTAAGGGTAAAGAACTTACTTTTGTTATAACAGAATTTAACATGAAAAAAGGACGTATTATTGGTAACAGAAAGCAATTATTATTGGCTGAGAAACAAACTAAATTAAAAGAGACAATGGGTAAATTAGAAGTTGGTAAGGTTGTTAGCGGTCAGATTAAAAACGTAACAGATTATGGTGCGTTTGTTAATATTGAAGGTGTTGATGGTCTTATCCACATTTCACAAATGTCATGGGGACGTGTTAAGAAGCCAAGTGATGTGGTGAAAGTTGGTCAAGAAGTTAAAGTAAGAATTATCGGTATTGATGAAAACAAAAATAAAGTATCCTTATCTATGAAGTTTGATGAAGAAAACCCATGGAATGATGCTGCTACAAAATATGCTGTAGGTAATGTAGTTGATGGTACCGTTGCACGTATGACAGATTTTGGAGCATTTATTGAGTTAGAGCCAGGTGTGGACGCCTTATTACACGTTTCTCAGATTTCTAAGAAACATGTTGAAAAGCCATCGGATGCATTAAAGATTGGTGAAAAAATTACGTCAAAAGTTTTAGATTTTAATGAAGAAGCTAAAAAAATAAGTCTAAGCATCAAAGCTCTTGAAGAAGAGAAAGAGGAAGTAAAAGAGGAAGTAAAAGAAGAACCAGCCGTTGTAGAAATGAAAGAAGAACCTGTTGCAGCAGAAGTTGTAGAAGAAGAATCTGTTGTAGAAGAAGTGCAAGAGTAA